The following coding sequences lie in one Thalassoglobus polymorphus genomic window:
- a CDS encoding acyltransferase yields the protein MSEEAYFEIGSNAQVDPDVTLGYRYPGDFAPLRIGDDAVIRSGSILYASTVIGNRFQCGHQVLIRAEVTIGDRCVVHHKCTLEGRLRIGDGVKLMAHVYLPSTTTIGDMVFIGPGTSFMNDKYPMRRAAPVEGPTIEDHVSIGGGVTVCPGVTIGRNSVIGAGSVVNKDVPPDRLAYGVPARHYPLPEEISHGNLPELLLPQTDLWGAQSDETWRGEEL from the coding sequence ATGTCCGAGGAGGCTTACTTTGAGATCGGGAGCAACGCTCAAGTCGACCCGGATGTCACATTGGGATATCGATATCCGGGAGACTTCGCTCCGCTAAGGATCGGCGACGATGCAGTGATTCGCTCGGGAAGCATTCTCTATGCAAGCACGGTGATCGGGAATCGTTTTCAATGTGGGCATCAAGTATTGATCCGGGCTGAGGTCACGATCGGTGATCGTTGTGTTGTCCATCACAAGTGTACTTTGGAAGGTCGCTTGCGGATTGGAGATGGTGTCAAACTTATGGCACATGTCTATTTGCCAAGCACGACGACCATTGGGGATATGGTGTTCATCGGACCGGGGACGTCATTCATGAACGATAAATATCCGATGCGAAGAGCCGCACCAGTGGAAGGGCCAACGATCGAAGATCATGTGAGCATCGGTGGCGGAGTGACTGTCTGTCCCGGCGTCACGATTGGCCGCAACTCGGTGATTGGTGCAGGCTCAGTGGTCAATAAAGATGTTCCTCCTGACAGACTCGCTTACGGAGTTCCAGCCCGTCACTATCCACTTCCAGAAGAGATTTCTCACGGGAATCTTCCGGAGCTTCTGCTTCCGCAGACCGATTTGTGGGGAGCCCAAAGTGACGAAACATGGCGGGGTGAGGAACTGTGA